One genomic segment of Bradyrhizobium prioriisuperbiae includes these proteins:
- a CDS encoding porin: MITDYCTSIIKSVALCSAASLATLTSVQAADLPAKAKPVEYVKICTLYGAGFYYIPGTDTCMRISGGIRVGTSINALAWGVPYIRGGSGGANSYNRTYFTTRSRFTFNTDTRTATDYGMLRTYASLSLDFTQGYENIAGGEMSSDYLFIQFAGFTFGKAVSQFDPQWTLYRPLVSGTGFFTGSNNTTGIPQLAYTAEFGNGVSATISLEDAYPYRTSGVANTSLSGTSALIGPFDSASLGYGTTPNNFQGNAQGGDHVPDIVGNLRLDQAWGTLHVGAAAHEVHGTYYTPTNSDTGHPSATWGYAVVGAFELKNLPTGVGDSLKVEGTFANGAAKYVFGGSFDTAGAGRFARMGDGGMAFGYVLDGIYANGTSIFKSEAWEVSAFYEHYWNPAWRTSVFGGYSHVAYGSGGNALLLAAANAGRLSTGATNATGSFELAVLQLGTRTAWEPVKNLTFAAEFDYTRLYQHLNGTFTTSAALFGNPAGSVFQLKDQNAYSGHIQVARSF, from the coding sequence CTGCACGCTGTACGGCGCGGGCTTCTATTATATTCCGGGCACCGATACCTGCATGCGCATCAGCGGCGGCATCCGCGTCGGTACCTCCATCAACGCGCTGGCGTGGGGCGTGCCCTACATTCGGGGCGGCTCGGGCGGCGCGAACTCCTACAACCGCACGTATTTCACTACGCGCTCACGCTTCACGTTCAACACCGACACCCGCACGGCCACGGACTACGGGATGCTGCGGACCTATGCGAGCTTGTCGCTGGATTTCACGCAGGGTTACGAGAACATCGCCGGCGGCGAAATGTCCAGCGACTACCTGTTCATTCAGTTCGCCGGCTTCACGTTCGGCAAGGCGGTGTCGCAGTTCGATCCGCAGTGGACGTTGTACAGGCCACTGGTCAGTGGCACCGGCTTCTTCACCGGCTCGAACAACACCACCGGCATTCCGCAGTTGGCCTACACCGCGGAGTTCGGCAATGGTGTGTCGGCCACGATTTCGCTGGAAGACGCTTATCCCTATCGCACCTCGGGCGTCGCGAATACCTCGCTGTCCGGTACGAGCGCACTGATCGGGCCGTTTGACAGCGCCTCCCTCGGCTACGGCACCACGCCCAACAACTTCCAGGGCAATGCGCAGGGTGGCGATCACGTTCCGGACATCGTCGGCAACCTGCGCCTGGATCAGGCCTGGGGCACACTGCATGTCGGCGCCGCCGCGCACGAGGTGCACGGCACTTATTATACGCCGACCAACAGCGATACCGGTCATCCCAGTGCGACCTGGGGTTACGCTGTCGTCGGCGCTTTCGAACTGAAGAATCTGCCGACCGGCGTGGGCGACAGCCTGAAGGTTGAGGGCACGTTCGCCAACGGCGCCGCCAAGTATGTCTTCGGCGGGAGTTTTGACACGGCCGGTGCGGGTCGTTTCGCCAGGATGGGCGATGGCGGCATGGCGTTCGGCTATGTGCTCGACGGCATCTATGCCAACGGCACCTCGATCTTCAAGAGCGAGGCCTGGGAAGTCAGCGCATTCTACGAGCACTACTGGAATCCGGCGTGGCGGACCTCGGTGTTCGGGGGCTATAGCCACGTCGCCTACGGATCCGGTGGCAATGCGCTCCTGCTTGCGGCCGCCAATGCCGGGCGCCTCAGCACCGGTGCGACCAACGCAACCGGCAGCTTCGAACTCGCCGTGCTGCAGCTCGGCACCCGCACGGCGTGGGAGCCGGTCAAGAATCTGACCTTTGCGGCGGAGTTCGACTACACTCGGCTCTACCAGCATCTCAATGGCACGTTCACGACCAGTGCGGCGCTCTTCGGCAATCCGGCCGGCTCGGTGTTCCAGCTCAAGGATCAGAATGCCTACTCTGGCCACATCCAGGTGGCACGGAGTTTCTGA
- a CDS encoding class II 3-deoxy-7-phosphoheptulonate synthase, which produces MKSEGSNAWTPTSWRAMPVKQMPQYPDMAKLAAAEQRLSKYPPLVFASEARSLKTVLGRVAEGKAFLLQGGDCAESFAEFHPDKIRDTLHVLLQMAVILTFGGGLPVVKVGRMAGQFAKPRSADMETMDGVSLPSYRGDIINASEFDEASRTPDPARMIQAYHQSAATLNQLRAFAHDGYADLHKVYQWNLGFVTRSPWVERYETFASRIDEALEFMAACGVTAETTSAIREIDFYTSHEALLLPYEQALTRIDAATGDWYDLSAHLLWIGDRTRQLDGAHVEFLRGVKNPLGLKCGPSLAPDDLIRLIDVLNPDNEAGRLTLIVRMGADKVADKLPPLLRRVRDEGRAVVWVCDPMHGNTITSPSGYKTRPFDRILSEVRGFFDAHRAAGTHPGGVHFEMTGQDVTECTGGAEDITDDALSLRYKTAVDPRLNANQSLELAFLIAEMSKSERMAIKRLRMAGGHAGGRA; this is translated from the coding sequence TTGAAATCCGAGGGCTCGAACGCTTGGACTCCCACGTCCTGGCGCGCGATGCCGGTGAAGCAGATGCCGCAATACCCTGACATGGCGAAGCTCGCCGCGGCGGAGCAGAGGCTGTCGAAGTATCCGCCTCTGGTCTTCGCCTCCGAGGCGCGATCGCTCAAGACGGTGCTGGGCCGGGTGGCCGAAGGCAAGGCTTTCCTGCTGCAGGGCGGCGATTGTGCCGAGAGCTTCGCCGAGTTTCATCCTGACAAGATCCGCGACACCTTGCACGTGCTGTTGCAAATGGCGGTCATCCTGACGTTCGGCGGTGGCTTGCCGGTGGTGAAGGTCGGCCGCATGGCCGGCCAGTTCGCCAAGCCGCGCTCCGCCGACATGGAGACGATGGACGGTGTCTCGCTGCCCTCCTACCGTGGCGATATCATCAACGCCTCCGAGTTCGACGAGGCATCGCGCACGCCCGACCCGGCCCGCATGATCCAGGCTTATCACCAATCGGCCGCGACATTGAACCAGCTGCGGGCCTTCGCTCACGATGGCTATGCCGACCTGCACAAGGTGTACCAATGGAACCTCGGCTTCGTCACGCGGTCGCCCTGGGTCGAGCGTTATGAAACGTTCGCCAGCCGGATCGACGAAGCGCTGGAGTTCATGGCGGCCTGCGGCGTCACCGCGGAGACCACGTCGGCGATCCGCGAGATCGACTTCTACACCAGTCACGAGGCGCTGCTGCTGCCGTACGAGCAGGCGCTGACTCGAATCGATGCGGCCACTGGAGACTGGTACGACCTGTCGGCCCATCTGCTCTGGATTGGCGACCGCACGCGCCAGCTCGACGGCGCGCATGTCGAATTCCTGCGCGGGGTGAAAAACCCGCTGGGCCTGAAGTGCGGACCGTCGCTCGCCCCCGACGACCTGATCCGGCTGATCGACGTGCTGAATCCCGATAACGAGGCCGGGCGGTTGACGCTGATCGTTCGCATGGGTGCGGACAAGGTGGCGGACAAGCTGCCACCGCTGCTGCGCCGCGTGCGCGACGAGGGGCGGGCCGTGGTCTGGGTCTGCGACCCCATGCACGGCAACACCATCACCTCGCCTTCGGGCTACAAGACCCGGCCGTTCGATCGCATTCTGTCCGAGGTGCGGGGCTTCTTCGATGCGCACCGGGCCGCAGGCACCCACCCGGGCGGCGTGCATTTCGAGATGACCGGCCAGGATGTCACCGAATGCACCGGTGGCGCCGAGGACATCACTGACGATGCCCTGTCGCTGCGATACAAGACCGCGGTCGATCCACGGCTGAACGCCAATCAGTCGCTCGAGCTGGCGTTCCTGATCGCCGAGATGTCCAAATCGGAGCGGATGGCCATCAAGCGGCTTCGCATGGCCGGCGGCCACGCGGGAGGCAGGGCGTAG
- a CDS encoding VOC family protein yields the protein MLDHVTIGVGDIARSIAFYDRALRPLGITRLYAEGETFAGYGRNRKAFFWIGHRDAAQTGAHVAFVADDRASVDLFHREALAAGGHDNGPPGFRPHYHANYYGAFILDPDGHNIEAVCYVP from the coding sequence ATGCTGGATCACGTCACCATCGGGGTCGGCGACATCGCCCGGTCCATCGCCTTCTACGACCGCGCCTTGCGCCCCCTGGGCATCACGCGCCTCTATGCGGAAGGCGAGACCTTCGCCGGCTACGGCCGCAACCGGAAAGCCTTCTTCTGGATCGGCCATCGCGATGCGGCTCAAACCGGCGCTCACGTGGCCTTTGTCGCCGATGACCGCGCCAGCGTGGACCTGTTTCATCGGGAAGCACTCGCCGCCGGCGGACACGACAACGGGCCGCCGGGATTTCGCCCGCATTATCACGCGAACTATTACGGCGCGTTCATCCTCGATCCCGACGGGCACAACATCGAGGCGGTGTGCTACGTGCCTTAG
- a CDS encoding DUF4166 domain-containing protein — MRRVLVIGGYGGFGARMSRRLADDGWEVFVAGRSLLKAQQFCTGRSNLLAVALDRDNGIADALATYRPFAVVDAAGPFQGASYEIARACIAARCHYLDIADGRDFVAGIAALDEAARAADVAVISGASSVPALSGAVLRELTPGMENINAIEMAISASNRATAGVSVTRAIFSYIGRAIRVWRGRRWSIAYGWQDLRREDFRVAGAPVLEKRLVGLADVPDLALLPERLPGRPAVTFRAGTELTLQSLGVWAMSWLVRWGWLQRPARLLPVMLAAQRVTSVFGSDRSGMIVRCFGRSNGARTERRWTLVASDGCGPEIPGLAVPLLLRRLRDRTLDAGARDAGTLLSLADFAPALDAMPMRHAITTHALPPPLYARVMGAAFEALPPKVRAMHEVLRDHGASGRATVTRGRNPLARIIASVIGFPPEGEHDLHVSFGARDGVETWTREFSGRRFHSRLSQQDGRLVEQFGPLRFGFDLPADKSGFTMHIRRWWLGPLPLPIALAPRSVAREWQAEDRFQFDVPISLPLIGLIVHYRGWLE, encoded by the coding sequence GTGAGGCGGGTCCTGGTCATCGGCGGTTATGGCGGGTTCGGCGCGCGGATGTCGCGCCGGCTCGCCGACGATGGCTGGGAGGTGTTTGTCGCCGGGCGCAGCCTGCTGAAGGCGCAGCAGTTTTGCACCGGACGCTCCAACCTGCTCGCCGTCGCGCTCGACCGCGACAACGGAATCGCCGACGCGCTGGCCACCTATCGTCCCTTTGCGGTGGTCGATGCCGCAGGTCCCTTCCAGGGCGCGTCCTATGAGATCGCCCGCGCCTGCATCGCCGCGCGCTGCCATTATCTCGACATCGCCGACGGCCGCGACTTCGTCGCCGGCATCGCTGCTCTCGATGAAGCCGCGCGCGCGGCCGACGTGGCGGTGATCTCCGGCGCCTCCAGCGTGCCGGCGCTGTCCGGCGCGGTGCTGCGCGAACTGACACCCGGCATGGAAAATATCAACGCCATCGAGATGGCGATCAGCGCATCGAACCGCGCCACCGCCGGCGTATCGGTGACACGCGCGATCTTCTCCTATATCGGCCGTGCGATCCGGGTCTGGCGCGGCCGCCGCTGGAGCATTGCCTATGGCTGGCAGGATTTGCGCCGGGAAGATTTTCGCGTCGCCGGCGCGCCAGTGCTGGAGAAACGTCTGGTTGGCCTCGCCGATGTCCCCGACCTTGCGCTGTTGCCCGAGCGCCTGCCCGGCCGGCCGGCGGTGACGTTTCGCGCCGGCACCGAACTGACACTGCAGAGCCTCGGCGTGTGGGCCATGAGCTGGCTGGTGCGATGGGGATGGCTGCAGCGCCCCGCGCGCCTGCTGCCGGTGATGCTGGCGGCGCAGCGCGTCACATCGGTCTTCGGCAGCGACCGCTCCGGCATGATCGTGCGCTGCTTCGGCCGCAGCAACGGCGCGCGGACCGAGCGGCGCTGGACGTTGGTGGCGAGCGATGGCTGCGGTCCCGAGATTCCAGGGCTGGCGGTCCCGCTGCTGCTGCGGCGCCTGCGCGATCGCACCCTCGATGCCGGCGCCCGCGATGCCGGCACGCTGCTGTCGCTGGCCGATTTCGCGCCGGCACTGGACGCCATGCCGATGCGCCACGCCATCACCACCCATGCCCTGCCGCCGCCGCTGTATGCCCGTGTGATGGGGGCTGCGTTCGAGGCGCTGCCGCCAAAGGTGCGCGCCATGCACGAGGTGCTGCGCGATCACGGCGCCAGTGGCCGCGCCACCGTCACCCGTGGGCGCAATCCTCTGGCGCGCATCATCGCCAGCGTGATCGGGTTCCCGCCCGAGGGCGAACACGATCTGCATGTGTCATTTGGCGCGCGCGACGGTGTCGAGACCTGGACCCGCGAATTTTCCGGCCGCCGTTTTCACAGCCGTCTCTCGCAGCAGGACGGGCGTCTGGTGGAGCAGTTCGGCCCGCTGCGGTTCGGCTTCGACCTGCCCGCTGATAAATCGGGCTTCACCATGCACATCAGGCGCTGGTGGCTGGGCCCGCTGCCGCTTCCCATTGCCCTGGCCCCACGCTCGGTCGCCCGCGAGTGGCAGGCGGAGGATCGTTTTCAGTTCGACGTACCGATCTCGTTGCCGCTGATCGGGCTGATCGTGCATTACCGGGGATGGCTTGAGTGA
- a CDS encoding DCC1-like thiol-disulfide oxidoreductase family protein produces the protein MRGQTIGVAGCGLAGLATALLLHRAGHRVTLFERFTTPKPLGSGLMIQTTGLAVLREMALDQAVLAAGAQIDRLFGKAVPSGRTVLDVRYAALGGTTAFGIGIHRAALFDVLYQAVLRAGITIETGRIVTAAPNDGDGRRHLAFSDGTSAGPFDLVVDTLGLASPLTPAAGRTLAYGALWASLDWPHDAGFDPHALEQRYVRASTMVGVLPIGAAPGAPKPQTAFFWSLRGDQLETWRQRGLETWKDDVRKVWPATAPLLDQIDTPERLTFAAYAHRTTAAPAEPGLIHIGDAWHAASPQLGQGANMAFLDAYALARALRDSETPAHAVPRAIALRRRHVRTYQAMSALFTPVYQSDGHLLPLLRDRIAGPLTKLWPATRILAAMVAGLIGWPLRPLGLARATQAPRTTFSDIAGHDPLIVFDGECVLCSTQAQFVLRHDHARRFRLTTAQGEVGRALYGRLGLPTDVYHTMLLISDDRALMHSDAVLAIAGGLGWPWRVATIARIVPRALRDRLYRFVARNRYRWFGRHDVCWRPAPDVMDRIL, from the coding sequence ATGCGTGGTCAGACAATCGGAGTGGCGGGATGTGGCCTTGCGGGGCTGGCGACAGCCTTGCTGCTGCATCGCGCCGGCCACCGTGTCACGTTGTTCGAACGCTTCACGACGCCAAAGCCGCTGGGATCCGGCCTGATGATCCAGACCACCGGCCTTGCCGTGCTGCGCGAAATGGCGCTCGATCAAGCGGTGCTGGCGGCAGGTGCACAGATCGATCGCCTGTTCGGCAAGGCGGTGCCATCGGGCCGCACGGTGCTGGATGTGCGTTATGCGGCACTGGGTGGTACGACCGCATTCGGCATCGGCATTCATCGGGCCGCGCTGTTCGACGTGCTGTATCAGGCCGTGCTCCGCGCCGGCATCACCATCGAGACCGGCCGCATCGTCACGGCGGCCCCAAATGACGGCGACGGCCGCCGGCATCTCGCTTTTAGCGATGGCACAAGCGCCGGTCCTTTCGATCTCGTCGTCGACACCCTTGGCCTCGCCAGCCCGCTGACCCCGGCCGCCGGGCGCACCCTCGCCTACGGCGCGCTGTGGGCCTCGCTGGACTGGCCGCACGACGCCGGCTTCGACCCGCATGCGCTGGAGCAGCGTTATGTGCGCGCCAGCACCATGGTGGGCGTGCTGCCGATCGGCGCCGCGCCCGGCGCACCAAAGCCTCAGACCGCCTTCTTCTGGTCGCTGCGCGGCGATCAGCTCGAGACCTGGCGGCAACGCGGTCTCGAAACCTGGAAGGACGACGTGCGCAAGGTCTGGCCAGCCACCGCACCGCTGCTCGACCAGATCGACACCCCGGAACGCCTCACCTTCGCGGCCTACGCCCATCGCACCACCGCGGCGCCCGCCGAGCCGGGGCTGATCCACATCGGCGATGCCTGGCATGCGGCAAGCCCGCAGCTCGGCCAGGGCGCCAACATGGCGTTCCTTGACGCCTATGCGCTGGCTAGGGCGCTGCGCGACTCCGAGACCCCCGCGCACGCCGTGCCACGCGCCATCGCGCTGCGGCGCCGGCATGTCCGGACCTATCAGGCGATGAGCGCGCTGTTCACGCCGGTGTATCAATCCGACGGCCATCTGCTGCCGCTGCTGCGCGATCGCATCGCAGGTCCGCTGACAAAACTCTGGCCGGCGACGCGCATTCTCGCCGCCATGGTCGCCGGCCTGATCGGCTGGCCGCTGCGGCCACTGGGCCTCGCGCGAGCGACGCAAGCGCCGCGCACAACATTCAGCGACATCGCCGGACACGATCCGCTGATCGTGTTCGACGGCGAATGCGTGCTGTGCTCCACGCAGGCGCAGTTCGTGCTGCGGCATGATCATGCCAGACGCTTTCGCCTGACCACCGCCCAAGGCGAGGTCGGCCGCGCGCTCTACGGACGCCTGGGGCTGCCGACCGATGTCTATCACACCATGCTGCTGATCTCAGACGACCGCGCGCTGATGCACTCCGACGCGGTGCTGGCCATCGCGGGCGGCCTCGGCTGGCCCTGGCGCGTCGCGACGATCGCGAGGATCGTGCCCCGCGCGCTGCGCGATCGTCTCTATCGTTTTGTCGCCCGCAACCGTTATCGCTGGTTCGGCCGCCACGATGTCTGCTGGCGCCCGGCCCCTGACGTGATGGATCGCATCCTGTGA
- a CDS encoding lytic murein transglycosylase has product MATQRDAGWPIYRRHFLGIAAAALVIFVSPASAIAADAGFTRFIASLWPEAQQAGVSRATFDTETRGLEPDYKLPDLILPGRPATGAPSQAEFVQVPADYVKETSIARLASEGQRLMQKYRAALADIESRFGVPATTVLAIWGRETDYGRYGLPYDTLRVVATQAYVGRRKDQYRTEFILALKILSDGAVTRKDMRSSWAGATGLTQFLPSEYYKHGVDLDGDGRIDIWNSVSDALASAAQQLKNKGWQPGLRWAYEVRAPGNVDCTQGVPEVTRPIGEWQRIGFVPVRGQQLTAAEKAEQASLLQPEGIYGPAFLTTKNYFVIKEYNFSDLYVLFVGHLSDRISKPQPFATPWAATTQLRTTDVESMQRHLTRIGLYADKLDGKAGMKTRAALGAYQKSAGLKVDCWPSADVLRAMSGAR; this is encoded by the coding sequence ATGGCGACGCAGCGCGACGCGGGATGGCCAATATATCGCCGACATTTTCTCGGCATCGCGGCGGCTGCGCTGGTCATTTTCGTCAGCCCCGCGTCTGCCATCGCGGCCGACGCCGGCTTCACGCGATTCATCGCGTCGTTGTGGCCGGAAGCGCAACAGGCCGGCGTGTCACGCGCGACGTTCGACACTGAGACCCGCGGTCTTGAGCCGGACTACAAACTGCCCGATCTGATTCTGCCGGGACGGCCCGCAACCGGCGCGCCGTCACAGGCCGAGTTCGTGCAGGTGCCGGCCGACTATGTGAAAGAGACCTCCATCGCGCGGCTGGCCTCCGAAGGCCAGCGGCTGATGCAGAAATACCGCGCGGCGCTAGCCGACATCGAAAGCCGCTTCGGTGTGCCGGCGACGACCGTGCTTGCGATCTGGGGTCGCGAGACCGACTACGGCCGTTACGGGTTGCCCTACGACACGTTGCGTGTGGTGGCGACGCAGGCCTATGTCGGCCGGCGCAAGGATCAGTACCGCACCGAATTCATCCTGGCGCTGAAAATCCTCAGCGACGGCGCTGTGACCCGCAAGGACATGCGCTCATCCTGGGCCGGCGCCACCGGCCTCACACAGTTCCTGCCGTCGGAATACTACAAGCATGGCGTCGATCTCGACGGCGACGGCCGCATCGACATCTGGAATTCGGTGTCCGACGCGCTGGCTTCTGCCGCGCAGCAGTTGAAGAACAAGGGTTGGCAGCCGGGGCTGCGCTGGGCTTATGAAGTGCGCGCACCGGGCAATGTCGATTGCACCCAGGGCGTGCCGGAGGTGACGCGGCCGATCGGCGAATGGCAACGGATAGGCTTCGTTCCGGTCCGCGGCCAGCAGCTTACGGCTGCGGAGAAGGCTGAACAGGCGTCGCTGCTGCAGCCCGAGGGCATCTACGGTCCGGCGTTCCTGACCACGAAGAACTACTTCGTGATCAAGGAGTATAATTTCTCGGATCTCTACGTGCTGTTCGTCGGCCATCTCAGCGACCGCATCAGCAAACCGCAGCCATTCGCAACGCCATGGGCGGCCACGACACAGCTGCGCACCACCGATGTGGAATCGATGCAGCGGCATTTGACGCGGATCGGGCTCTATGCCGACAAGCTCGACGGCAAGGCCGGCATGAAGACCCGCGCGGCGCTGGGCGCCTATCAGAAATCGGCGGGGCTGAAGGTCGATTGCTGGCCCAGCGCGGACGTGCTGCGGGCCATGAGCGGTGCGCGCTGA
- a CDS encoding TIGR00645 family protein: MSPTPKTSLPPRGTPLRPLPMLIFGSRWLQLPLYIGLIVAQGVYVVLFLKELWHLITHATDFNEQQIMLVVLGLIDVVMISNLLVMVIVGGYETFVSRLNLEGHPDEPEWLSHVNASVLKIKLAMAIIGISSIHLLRTFIEAGNLGAAAGRTTTYTETGVMWQTIIHGLFILSAIGIAFVDKLSNDSMQNAHQGAKH, encoded by the coding sequence ATGTCGCCAACGCCCAAGACCTCATTGCCGCCGCGCGGCACCCCCCTGCGCCCGCTGCCGATGCTGATCTTCGGCTCGCGCTGGCTGCAGCTTCCGCTTTACATCGGGCTGATCGTGGCGCAAGGCGTCTACGTGGTGCTGTTCCTGAAGGAACTGTGGCACCTGATCACCCACGCGACCGACTTCAACGAGCAGCAGATCATGCTGGTGGTGCTGGGCCTGATCGACGTGGTGATGATCTCCAACCTGCTGGTGATGGTGATCGTCGGCGGCTACGAGACCTTCGTGTCGCGGCTTAATCTCGAGGGACATCCGGACGAGCCGGAATGGCTCAGCCATGTCAACGCCAGCGTGCTGAAGATCAAGCTGGCGATGGCTATTATCGGCATCTCCTCGATTCATCTGCTGCGCACCTTCATCGAGGCCGGTAATCTGGGGGCAGCTGCGGGCCGCACCACCACCTACACCGAGACCGGCGTGATGTGGCAGACCATCATCCACGGGCTCTTCATCCTGTCCGCGATCGGCATCGCTTTCGTCGACAAGCTGTCCAACGACTCGATGCAAAACGCTCATCAGGGCGCGAAGCATTGA
- the ettA gene encoding energy-dependent translational throttle protein EttA — MARQFVYFMQGLTKSYPTRKVLDNVHLSFYPDAKIGVLGVNGSGKSTLLRIMAGLDKEYNGEAWVADGARVGYLEQEPQLDATKTVRENVMEGVAKQKAILDRYNELAVNYSDETADEMTKLQDEIEAQGLWDLDSKVDQAMDALRCPPDDSDVTKLSGGERRRVALCKLLLDQPELLLLDEPTNHLDAESVSWLEGHLRNYPGAILIVTHDRYFLDNVTSWILELDRGKGIPYEGNYSSWLVQKQKRLEQEGREDAAHQKTLAREQEWIASSPKARQAKSKARYQRYEDLLKQASEKQTQTAQITIPVAERLGQNVVDFEGLSKSFGDRMLIDDLTFKLPPGGIVGVIGPNGAGKTTLFRMITKQETPDKGDITVGESVHLGYVDQSRDNLDGKKTVWEEISGGNELILLGKREVNSRGYCSSFNFKGADQQKKVGALSGGERNRVHLAKMLKSGANVLLLDEPTNDLDVDTLRALEEALEDFAGCAVIISHDRWFLDRIATHILAFEGDSHVEWFEGNFQDYEKDKMRRLGQDSVIPHRVKYKKLTR; from the coding sequence ATGGCTCGCCAGTTCGTCTACTTCATGCAGGGTTTGACCAAGAGCTACCCCACCCGCAAGGTGCTCGATAACGTGCATTTGTCGTTCTATCCGGACGCCAAGATCGGCGTGCTCGGCGTCAACGGCTCCGGTAAATCGACGCTGCTGCGGATCATGGCCGGCCTCGACAAGGAATATAACGGCGAAGCCTGGGTCGCCGACGGCGCCCGCGTCGGCTATCTCGAGCAGGAGCCGCAACTCGACGCCACCAAGACCGTTCGCGAGAACGTCATGGAGGGCGTCGCCAAGCAGAAGGCGATCCTCGACCGCTACAACGAACTCGCGGTGAACTACTCCGACGAGACCGCCGACGAAATGACCAAGCTGCAGGACGAGATCGAGGCCCAGGGCCTGTGGGATCTCGACAGCAAGGTCGACCAGGCGATGGACGCGCTGCGCTGCCCGCCGGACGATTCCGATGTCACCAAGCTCTCCGGCGGTGAACGCCGCCGCGTGGCGCTTTGCAAGTTGTTGCTCGACCAGCCGGAGCTGTTGCTGCTGGACGAACCGACCAACCATCTCGACGCCGAGTCGGTGTCATGGCTGGAAGGCCATCTGCGCAACTATCCCGGCGCGATCCTGATCGTGACCCACGATCGCTACTTCCTCGACAACGTCACCAGCTGGATCCTCGAGCTCGACCGCGGCAAGGGCATTCCCTACGAGGGCAATTATTCGTCCTGGCTGGTGCAGAAGCAGAAGCGCCTGGAGCAGGAAGGCCGCGAGGACGCCGCACACCAGAAGACGCTGGCCCGCGAGCAGGAATGGATCGCCTCTTCGCCCAAGGCGCGTCAGGCCAAGTCCAAGGCGCGTTACCAGCGTTACGAAGACCTGTTGAAGCAGGCCAGCGAGAAGCAGACCCAGACCGCGCAGATCACGATTCCTGTGGCCGAGCGGCTCGGCCAGAACGTCGTCGACTTCGAAGGCCTCAGCAAAAGCTTCGGTGACCGCATGCTGATCGACGATCTCACCTTCAAGCTGCCACCGGGCGGCATCGTCGGCGTGATCGGTCCCAACGGCGCGGGCAAGACCACGCTGTTCCGGATGATCACCAAGCAGGAAACCCCTGACAAGGGCGACATCACCGTCGGCGAGAGCGTGCATCTCGGTTATGTCGACCAGTCGCGCGACAATCTCGACGGCAAGAAGACGGTTTGGGAGGAGATTTCTGGCGGCAACGAACTGATCCTGCTCGGCAAGCGCGAGGTAAATTCACGCGGCTATTGCTCGTCCTTCAACTTCAAGGGCGCCGACCAGCAGAAGAAGGTCGGCGCGCTGTCGGGCGGTGAGCGCAACCGCGTGCATCTGGCCAAAATGCTGAAGTCGGGCGCCAACGTGCTGCTGCTCGACGAACCGACCAACGATCTCGACGTCGACACACTGCGCGCGCTGGAAGAGGCGCTGGAGGATTTCGCCGGTTGCGCCGTCATCATCAGCCATGATCGCTGGTTCCTCGACCGCATCGCGACCCACATCCTGGCGTTCGAAGGCGACAGCCATGTCGAGTGGTTCGAAGGCAACTTCCAGGATTACGAAAAGGACAAGATGCGCCGGCTGGGCCAGGATTCGGTGATCCCGCATCGGGTCAAGTACAAGAAGCTGACGCGCTGA